The following are encoded in a window of uncultured Sphaerochaeta sp. genomic DNA:
- a CDS encoding ATP-dependent Clp protease proteolytic subunit: MPQEEEKKPAQQDPQIQEKLLKTRSILLSGEINKESAESVIKQMLILEGESDEPIKIFINSPGGDVDAGYAIFDMARFITAPVTMIGMGLVASAAALVLLAVPKEQRIALPNSTYLIHQPMSGMKGVATDIEIHAQHLEKLREKLDKLIAQETGKSLEEVRSDTERDHWLSADEAQSYGLVSRIVKQRSEL, from the coding sequence ATGCCACAAGAAGAAGAAAAAAAGCCTGCACAGCAGGATCCACAGATACAGGAAAAACTCCTAAAAACCCGTTCCATCCTTCTCTCGGGAGAGATTAACAAGGAGAGCGCAGAGTCGGTCATCAAGCAGATGCTTATCCTTGAAGGAGAGAGCGATGAACCGATCAAGATTTTCATCAACAGCCCCGGTGGGGATGTCGATGCAGGCTATGCAATCTTTGATATGGCTCGCTTCATCACTGCTCCCGTTACCATGATCGGGATGGGCTTGGTGGCAAGTGCTGCTGCCTTGGTCCTTTTGGCTGTTCCCAAGGAGCAACGCATTGCGCTTCCCAACTCCACCTACCTCATCCACCAGCCGATGAGCGGCATGAAAGGGGTTGCAACTGATATTGAGATTCACGCCCAGCATCTGGAAAAACTGCGTGAGAAACTTGACAAGCTGATCGCACAGGAGACAGGCAAGAGCCTTGAGGAAGTGCGTAGCGATACCGAACGGGATCATTGGCTTAGTGCGGATGAA